From the Mammaliicoccus sciuri genome, the window TAATTCATTTAACACTTGATTTGATGGAGATTTCAATCTAATTTGGACCACGTGATCATTTTTAACAACGACCTTATCTAATTTTTTTAACGTTTCTACAGTCGTATCTTTATTCATCGCTTTCGCACGATCAATCGAAAATTTAACGGCCTTAGCATCTAATGCTGAACCATCTGAGAATTTAACGTTCTTTTTCAAACGGAATTCATAAACTTTCCCTGATTCATCAACGCGCCATTTATCTGCTAAACCTGCTTTAAAGCCCTTATCTTTGTCGTATTTAACTAATGCATCATACACTGCACTATAAACGGGCATCGCTGCATCATAGCCTTGCGCGTCAAGTTTATCCGCCTTTGCTTCAGTAGGTAGAGATACCGTAACATCTTTATCTTCTTTTTGACCATTACCACAGCCTGCTAATAAGAGCGTAGCACTTGCTGCTACCGTCATTAATATACGTTTCTTCATTTCTCAGTACCTTCTTTCACTCTTGCTTTGATTAAAAATGATTCTTCATATAATGTTTGTAAATAATCATTCGGTGATAAATAAAAATCGCTATAATGTGTTAAATCAATCACGTCAGGTACAGGCTCTTTCATTACTGCAACTTCAAATCCTGCATCCACAAAGCTATCAACGATATGTTTTAGAGAGTGATTCTGAGACGGTGTGGCACCATATTGATTAATCGTGTCACTCATAAACTGACGACTCGGGTTATTAGTTAAATCCGCGAATGAAGCGTAATAAACGCCACCTGGTTTCAATACCTCTTTTAAATCTTTCGCATGTTGCGGAATATCCTCTATTAAGTACAAGACAGACGTACTTACAGCCGTATCAAATATGTGCTTCGTTTCTTGTGGTTTATCTGTTAAATAGTATGTAAGTGGACGTTGTCCTTTTAATGTCTCTGCCTTTTCCAAAGATAAACGTGCTAAATCGATGCCAACACCTTCTTTAAACGGTGTTGTATCGTATAATTGTCGTAAAAATCCGCCTTGATTACATCCCACATCTAAAATCGTTTTCCCTTCGATATCAGATGTATTAAGCATTTCTATCGTTCTCTCCCAAGCTTCTTGATGGTCTCGTGCCATATCATCATCTGATTCTTGACCTTTTTGCCACCAAACGTCATAACTATCAGTCATTTCATTTTTCTCCTTACTTTAAATCGTAATTATTACGTTTTAAATAATACTATACTCTATCATTTTACACAATAAACTTTTTAACTCATAGCTTATTACTTAGTTTTATTACATTTATGTATATCTGTAAGAAAAATGATATAAACTATAAGTCTATAGTAGTCAAAACACTTCAGACCATTAAAATTATGAAAAATGATAGCTATTAAATTGATACTTGAGTGAATGATGCTTTACCAAAAAGTTTTCGACTAACATTGGTATTATCAAAAAATCTATAAAAGCTGTAAATTTACTAAATTAATTGAGTAATTGAATAACAGAATAACAAGTGTTAATAAAATAATCATAATTGTTAATAGATAAATAAACATCAAACGTCTTAATAAGATTGAAACGTTTTTTTACTTACTTTTTGATTTATCTCCAGGATTAGTCATTTTTCTTATCTACTTATTTATAGTTTATTGTATATTTAAGGAAAAATAGAAAAGAATTTAAAAATGTTTAAAGTTAATAAAGATGAAAAGCAGCTAGTTAAAGCAGTAGTTCAATTACTTAATATAGCTTCTGAAAATTTAGAATTTAACGAAGAAGTATTCATTAGCTCAAACCAAATGCTAAGTGAGCCATTTATCACTAATAAAATAAGCATTGAAATAAAAGATGATTTCAAACATGTTATCAATCACTATGGCGCACATGCTGGTTCTGTCTTAATACTTAACTGATTATTCAACGCTTTATATAAATTTTTGAAATATAATTACGATCAAGAAATGCTAGATGAACAATTCGAACAGGTAAAAGAAGAAATCGTAAGATATTAATATCGCTAAAATAAGAGACTACTTTATTGATTATCATGCTCATACAGTCTCTGAACCATCACTGGCTGATAAAGCGTTTG encodes:
- a CDS encoding class I SAM-dependent methyltransferase, producing the protein MTDSYDVWWQKGQESDDDMARDHQEAWERTIEMLNTSDIEGKTILDVGCNQGGFLRQLYDTTPFKEGVGIDLARLSLEKAETLKGQRPLTYYLTDKPQETKHIFDTAVSTSVLYLIEDIPQHAKDLKEVLKPGGVYYASFADLTNNPSRQFMSDTINQYGATPSQNHSLKHIVDSFVDAGFEVAVMKEPVPDVIDLTHYSDFYLSPNDYLQTLYEESFLIKARVKEGTEK